The genomic stretch acccaaaattgatgcatgtacaaagctcaagtgggtacGTATCGTGGTAAGATGACCGCTGACGCTCCTTGATCTCCAAactgtacgaacggctcaaaggagacacagacgtggatgaagaaaacaaaaacagatatcatattgatctgaaatttTTATGAACCccaaaatagtttcaatggcaGGGGTTCAATCATCTACTGCTTTTTACAGTACGGTCCCCttaatttttggatctgtcttagtTTTCGGCTCAAGCCTAACAAAAGCTCACCAGGTGGACAGATGCTCTGGATATAAGTCATACCTCGTgatgagacccatataacatggtgaCGTCAACATATCAGCCACATGAGTGGTAtgtggtacagcagccaatccgcttccattatgTGGATCAACCTGACCTCAGAGGTatttcaaaacttccgtggccctggGAATATTTCAACTATGAACGTTCAATTATTAGGTTTTCAGCCCACCTGTGCATTGCATATGGTTCATTTTTCACCTCTTGttttaaaatgaactcacaaaatggatggactgtgaggatttctcacaaacatccctgCGAGCCTTACCTATgttcccaacgcaggaacttcccCCTTAAGGCTTTCgcagggacgtggatttcctgcgaaagccttccacaagaagttcctgcactgggaacttaggtggggcccaccatgatgtttgtcaggaatccactccatccatctattttgtgagctaattttagaaGATTACACTAAAATTGAAcatgatccaagactcaagtaggccatactgAAGGAAAAGgtagaaattcctaccattgaaacttctctgggttcgacagtaatgtttacatgtcatccataccattaataacgccattcctactggaatgaactgaaaacacaaatattagcatgatttaaaacttctgtggccccacgaatatttcaactatggacgttcaaTTGTTAGGTTTTCGGCTCAATTGAGCATTGTATACAATTCATTTTtcaccatgtcctaaaatgaactcacaaaatggatgaactgtgaggatttctcacaaacatccatgggccccacctgcgttcccagtgcaggaacttcctgcgagaggctttcacaagaaatcccaagaagttcctgcgctgggaacgtaggtggggcccactaggaagtttgtgagaaatcctcactgttcatccattttgtgagttcattttaggacatgagacaaaaaatgaaccatatacaatgctcaaatggactGAAAAcctgataattgaacgtccacagttgaaatattcatggggccacaaaagttttgaatcatgctaatatttatgtttcaattcatcccagtatgaatgacgttattaacggtatggatgacatgtaaacatcactgtcgaagccagggaagtttcaatggtaggaaattccctaactaccttttcctttagtacggcccacttgaatcttagaTCCtgtttaattttgatctcatctcctaaaattatctcacaaaatggatggatgggatggattcttgacaaatatcatggtgggttccacctaagttcccagcgtaggaacttcctgcgaaaggcttttggaGGAAATCCATGTCCTCCCACAGGTATTTTAAGTTGAACGCAGATCGCGTtctagctaggggtgtacatcgagtcgagctggcctcagctcaacttggttcagccactggctgacctcagctcgaacctggcttggtccttgagcctgactggctagctcggctcagctcgggccagctcgggccgaatttgagccaagatcgagttgagttcgccattgaggcatttccacaaacacctgaattgcaacttcaaaatcccactgttttacaaacaggggcaatggttttacaagtattttatcaaacaccttctaaacaacataaaaaccaagaaaaataaagagaaaaagggtctttgtttcatgtacataccttccttgccaccagccacatttcgttgagtcattttatcaaatagttagtgagcaacatcaatggcaaagtaaccaagtcattgaattggttcgatccaagttcgatttgagctggattcgatccgagtcgagtcgagctgggtctGCTCGAAttcgactcgaactcatttttgagcacaaaaaatcatctcgactcagcttgaactcaacttcgaaccaagttgaatcgagctttttcgagtcgagtcgagctagccaaccgagctagctcggttcctGAGCACCCCTAGTTCTACTCGCTCTGGTCTCCGGTTGGGAACGGTCAGGAGCTTTGagtgcccaccatgatatctgggttttatccacaccgtcgatccTTTTTTCCATGGAATTTCAAGATATAAGATCAAAACTGAGAAATATAGAAGAAATAAGCGGACCACACGACTAGGATTAAACTTTTATCgtccaaaacttcttggagccacacaagttttggaatcGAGATAATAtctgtattttctcttcatccagctgTCTATGtaccttttgaataggttggatggaaaataaacatcacggtagttAGGGGGTAttaggaaattttcaatggcgagaatcattatcacccttcttcctgtggtgtggcctacttgagccttggatctacctaaatTTTACTCGGCTCCCATAAAATTCCACGAAataatagatagacggtgtggataaaaccaatatatcatggtgggcactcAAAGCTCCTGTCCGTTCCCAGCTAGAGAGGAGGGGTGCGTTCTTTCAAGTCATGCTGGTCGAATACGGACGGCTGCTCTAAAGGTTACTTTTTTAGAAGCTACTTacagcggaaacggattggctactccactgcCAGTAGCCAATGTCTAGTGGTCGGTATTTCTGTGGACctgacatgatgtatgtgtctcatccatgccgtccattcatttttccagataattttatagtatcaacccaaaaattagatagataaaaatctcaagtggcccacagagtgttgattgaactctcaccgatAAAAATTTAtccggggctacaaaagtttgaccttttttttttcctttgttagaTTGTTAGCACAcagcactgtcagttcacacatcacacTAGCCTtgctcatttatttatttatttatttactttgttagcttgttagtacaccccatggtcagttcacacatcactgttagctaTGAAGACCTCACTGtaaaaacgaggtatctttcactcaatctaccacttgagctatggatcgggGTGTCGACCTTGACAACAATTGCCTACATTCAACTAGACAATAGTCTACATTCAAATTGTCTAGATAAATGCCAGATAAATGCCTGATGTTGGAGATTTTAAATTGGTGTGTCTCTGTCGACAGGAGTACCCAGCAGACCAATGGCGTGGATCACTGAACCGTGGGCCCACTGGTGCAAACTAGAAAACTCGACAgggtggaagcggattgctagTGTGCACACCACCTATCTtggtgatgtgttgacgtcaccaggttatgtgggtcccaccataatgtatgttttatatttatactgttcatctgtttgttgagatcattttaaaacacTAGGTAAAAAATGACGCAgacctaaagctcaagtggaccacaccaccttgAATCTTTATTCTTGCTCCGATGGTAGTAAactttcaggagtttcaacacccggtcaagggttgaagtatcataagtggtgaaatcccactaaggcttGGGTGTATGGGGGTATGTGTGCttgttttgaaaaaagaaaaagaaaaaaaaaagagagacagcatagtggatcataccatggaaAGTAGTGGATTGAATGACCAGCGATTGAAAACTTATGAGGCCTATggaagttttagataaagctgatatttatgttttcccctcaTCCCATGACCTCATGAACACGTTAAATGGAAAgtaaacaacatggtggccctaataaggtttcaacggtgggcatcaatgtCCTCATTGGTTTCTGTCGtctgttccacttgagctttagatgtgctTTATTTTTGGACCCATACTGTaaagatgatctagaaaaatgaattggacggtgttgatataaaatatacatcatggtggagcccacacaacaAGGTAACGTCAACGTAACAAGGTTCCTCAGgcaatttcattatttttttacaattcaTTGTCATCTGATCGATGGTCTTTTACTTCAACGATTCCAAAATGCCACGTGTCCGTCAATCGAACTGCACCGTTGATTCTCTCAACTGTTCATGTCGTCGTCAGCGTCCGACTGAATGCATGCGTTATGCGTCTACATGTGATCGATGCTTGCACAGCACTTTGACGTCCCTTCATGTATAGTGTACACGCACATGGTTGAAATTTTGGATGCCTTATGTCCAAAACACGTGCGCACATGACATTTCTTTATACAAAGGTATTGGATATTAGATGGTGGGAAACGATATTGTCCGTAGATTATGTGAAATCATTTTTCTTATGTTGCTTTTAAGCTGACTCATATAAAACTAAAGCTTCTCGGCATGCGCGTGTGGAGGAGGCCTATCCATACTCACTCAGGCAATGAATCCAACGTGAGATATTTGTccaagatccaagctttccatcagctAGGTCATACTCTTTAACTCTtatagcctaaaaatgaggtggttTCATTTGTTGGGTCGGCCACGGTTTACAAAACACAAGGTAGGCTGAAACAACTGTTTCTagctatccatttgttttgtacactgtggCCAACATGAGATATGAAACGTCCTGATTTTTAAGTCAGAAGGTCTACTTGCATGATATAAACTAAGATGGAACACTCGTGCATTATTGCGTGTAGATGGAGAGGGGTTCACATACGTGTGAGTACAGTTGTTAAATACTCTTGTTCTCATTGTAAGAAGAAACTGTAAATTTAGGTGTATTTATATTTAAAATGCACAACAGTGGACACGTTAGAACGTGGATTAGGGGGTGTTGCCAGCAGCTGTGGTGTTTTGATTGCTGGGCGTTGTGGGGTCCTAAATCATGATCCATGTATTTAATATCTAGGCcacccattcatttttccaactcTTCTTGGGACATGAATACAAAAATAAGTAAATTCCAAGCTCAAGTAACCACATCCCATGAAGCAACAGGGATAACCCTGtattgaaatctttctagggcTTACTATATTGTTTATTGGACATCCTATATGTTTATGAGATCAACcacacctagatgaagggaaaacacaaatatcatcctatccaaacttttgtggtccctggGAAGTTTTGAAGGGTCAGCATtcagtcaccattgtttcccatgatgtggtccacctgagatttggatctgcctcatttttggggtcatgccctagaatgagctgtaaaaatggataatcGGGGTGGATAAACACACAAAAATTAATAATGATAGGGTTCCCAGACCACGTAGGTGCTGTGTGCTAGACCATACAATccgagtcttttttttttcccacctgAAGCACCAGCCTGTCCCTATCAAAAAAATGATAATAGGGTATTTTAGGCACGAGACAAAATATTAAGGaacattttccttttattttcttccatTCGAAAATTCCGTCCACGACTCCTACGAGCATGTATAAATAAGCATAGTCACAGCCTCATATTCATCAGAACCAAAGCCTTCTTATCTTTCTTTCAGTCAAGtttccaacctctctctctcccccaataTTGCTAGGATGGACCGGGTGATGGGATTGGCGGGCCAGAACGCGTTGGTGATCTTCAGCAACAGCTCATGTTGCATGTGCCACTCCATCAAAAGGCTCTTCGGTGAGCTTGGTGCCCATGCAACTGTTTATGAGCTGGACCAGGACTCCAGGGGAAAAGAAACAGAGAAGGCATTGGTCAGGCTACTAGGTCGTAGCTCACCTCTACCAGCTGTGTTCATTGGCGGTAAGCTGGTAGGTTCTTCCAACGAGGTGATGTCTCTTCACCTCAAGGCCGACCCCACTCGAGCAAGCAAGAGCCATCTGATAATGCTGCTCAAAGAAGCAAGAGCCATCTGGCTCTAGTGCAACTCAAATTCTGCTATGAAATTGCAAAAAAGAATCAGTCACACAGACATATAAGATAGAGTTTCTCCTGCATTTCTTGAGACATCACGCCTTATGAACGTTTTAAGTCTTAGTTATGTATTAAAGTTATATATGGAGTCTTAAGTTAATGGTAATTTAAAATACCATTCGTTAGGGTTTTGGTGAAGAGCGTGGTGTATTGATGAGGAGAAATGTTTCTTTGAAATTAAGTTAAGTGGGTGTTTTGAATCTGAAATATAATATCTTCTATCTTGCTTGTATGTGTATGTTTTTGCATTCTGAGCTGATGAAATTTTCCATCCCTTTTGGTGGAGTTAGTCTTGTAATGGTTCtccaggagatgaaggaaaataaagaagAATACATGGAAAATGACTCTACTTAGACAACACATTTAACCAGTCTTATACTCTTTGGATTTATAGATAGGAAGTTGATCCTACTTGATCTTACTTTTTAGGTGGTGGGATCAAATGGGAGCTCCTTCATCAGTTGGGAACTTTTTGCTGTGTTTGTGTGTCCCGCTAATTCACAGTCCATGCTAAagaatggtggcccacttatggGCAGTGAAGATCTTTACCTAATGGAATCTCACTGTGGGCCTGATGAATGACCTGGATCATCACATGTTGAGGGCTAACAATGGTAGGGCAACAATGGCAAGCAATGCTTGCAGGTTTTTCTGACTGCTGCTTTTCCCATACAATTTCAACACATGATGCTAAATCCACTATTACATGTGGGTCTAGCATGGTAGACCCCACCTAGCAATGAAATCAATGGTAAATAATGGTCTGTGGCCTTGAGGCTTATCCGATACTATTCCTAAACATCATCTTATGTTATAAGATTTATACGCACGTGTCTCATAACTcctttgatctagaccgtcctgGTGGGTCCAACCTACCGAAGGAAAAACTTTATACTCAACGGTCAAAAGTCCATCATGCAGATGTTTCCTGTCAAATCAGAATCATCCTTTGGGCCATGGGCAATCTAATTAAATCATATGATAGGCGTTCAGGGAGTCTTAGAGGGTTGGGCTTCCTTTTCTTTGGGTATTTCGGGTGTTGCTGTTCTTTTATTTTCAGTGTCTACTATGGTAGGCGTTCCCGGGTCCTTTTTCTCCCGAGGAAGCCCAAATGTAATTATCTGCTATATCTAATGAAAGTTtaagtttattaaaaaaaaaaaagtaaatttaaATTATATGATGACCAATAACGGATTATGCATTCCTTGGCATCTTTTTTTATCCATCAATCATGTTGCAGACAAAAGTGGAAAGCATATGAATCTAAGAGGGCTGCCATCAAACACACCTcaatggattgttaaaaaagctTCCACCTCCCACATAGCTTTTGTATCACCTATACTTGAAATCTGACCCATTGAAAATGTCATCCCCATTTGAAGATCATGGAGCGCTAAAGATCTAGATCGATCCACCTATCAGGTGGTTCACACATTAtccatccattgttttctatatcGTGCCCCAAATGATGGACAGATCATCCTGATTTCTGTGTGAAGTAATCTTGAAGGGGTCCcaaccatttcaatggatcagaTGACATATAAGTGTGTGACGCTCACCCTGTGTGCAAGGTAGAAAGGCAACTTTACCATACATCGGGATGTATGGGATCATTCTTCCATGTGAAAATCATGCCTAGTGTTTCTAAGAATATTTAGATTGTGTAGCGCTTGTGATAATTCTTCAACAGTGTATTTtcgtatttaaaaaaataataattttccaTACATGTGACTGCAAAAAATTTAGATTGTGTAGTTCTTGAGATAATTCGTCAAGAGTgtgttttctctcttttcttcttttttctttttttttcccttttttttttttcttttgaatttttttcaataCATTGGCTTGCAAACCTCTTTATTTCTAAATTATTTCAATAGAATTGTTTGGCCATGTAGAAAACCACTTGCCATGATGTTTGGGGTTGCGTGGAAGCAAAATCGTATTGAAACTATCAAGACAAAATTAAACGAAAGGAAATGCACAAAGAACACGcaaatttttcatgtaaaactcTTACGGAAAAAAATCACGACAGAAAGCAACAAGCAATTTATTATGAAATCGATATTACAAGAGATGAATTCAGTACTTACCAATCCAAACAACCCCAAAAACCTCATTGAAATCCCTAGTTATACTCTTGAACCCTTAGGAACATTTTAGAGAACCCTAACCTTACCCTAATCTCGATCacacctgatatatatactaCCACAACTGGTATAGGAAAAAAATCGCGTACTTATGCAGTTTTGCGAGCTCCTTTGTAACATCTtgtatttttgctattttgaattttttttaaaaaaaaacattgaaaaCTTTCCATATGACTAGCCTACTTTTTTGCTTATTGGCCCTTGACGTTCGAAGTGAGCTTATACGCGGGTGGTACtggtaaagaaccgtacaaatccgATTattcaaccgtaggaagccaacgaatccacccaagtacttaaacatcgagcttagccttGAAATTTGTTCACGTAGGGTCTAAATCTAGCCgacttatcactgactaatcaagatgaccataactaaataaagacttaCCAAAAGCTGAGACAACtaagggtcagatcttaattaataaacaaaatcaatccagttactcctttagctTAAGAACCAATGACTttactacaaaaaaaaattactaatGTCAACGGTTGTGTCATAGTTTTCCCGATGGTGTAAACTGTCGACAAAAGCAATAAGGTTACTAAGCTTTTATTGTAAATGCACTACAAAAAACATGGTTTATGAGGCCCACcaaaatatatttgttttatctaagccgtccataaattttgaaagctcattttaatgcgtgagctaaaaaatgaggcagatcaaaggcccAAGTGAACCATAGAAAATATTAGAGATTAAGCGTCTACCATTGATACATGGTGTGTTCCACATTTGGATcttcaatctacctcctttttgatatcatgccctaaatgaaccgtagaaatggatggacaatggataaataacatacatcacagtgggccccatgagcaCTTGACTGGACCGCCAGTCTCTTGCTTCGAGTAAAGCACGCCCATGCGTAGCCCATTGGCGATTGTACACACAACAACAAcctatggaaacggattggctactgcccctaacaccagccccgtggctggtggtcagtgctttatgggccccgccatgatgtatttcatccatttttatagatcattttagtgcttgtaagtgctataatgtttaaagtACATTTTACatattgtttgtcaaatttcgtcttGGTAAAACATCTTAGCAAGTGATCTTCAAATTGCCTTAAGATCAAAGTTCAAGacaaactcaagttgaagttcaaGTTAGCTGATCatgttgaagtttttttttttttccgcaaaAGGTGGACCGTGCCACCATCAATATATTAGATGGACAAAATTTACAACCATTCGGGCATGCCCAGCATAGCAAAAAAGAGCGGGTCCAGCCTATCGCATTTGGAAGACAATAAAAGGGAGGAGGGAATGAGAACTGAGAGAAGGGAAAAGGGACAGGGGGAGGCCAACAGCAGCAGGGACCAACTGCAACACCAAAAGACTAGCAACAACAAGGATATCACTCTGGTCGAAAGAAGTTCCAAAGGGATCAGCGATAGCAGTAGTAGGGAGGGCACGTGGCTTGCTGAAGGGGGATACTGGGCCATGAGCTGGCCTGGAGCTGGCCAGGCAAGGCAGGGTAGAGATAAATTAACCGATCCCTTTTTTAGATCAACAGTGCAGAATCTGGCCCACCCCAGATTTGTCTAGGACCATGAAACCTTTAGTAGGCCTGGGAAGATTAGCGATGTTGAGGAAGACTTTGTCTGGGGCGCCACTGCTGGCTGAGTGGGCTAGGCTATCCGCCATTGATTTACCGTTCCTTAAGGTATGGCTGAATCTGAGATTGAGGGATAGGGAGAGTTGGTGGATGGTTTCTAGTTGGTACCAGAGTTTCCAACCGTAGGAGGTAGAGTAACTGGCAACGGCTTC from Magnolia sinica isolate HGM2019 chromosome 17, MsV1, whole genome shotgun sequence encodes the following:
- the LOC131231363 gene encoding glutaredoxin-C1-like, with amino-acid sequence MDRVMGLAGQNALVIFSNSSCCMCHSIKRLFGELGAHATVYELDQDSRGKETEKALVRLLGRSSPLPAVFIGGKLVGSSNEVMSLHLKADPTRASKSHLIMLLKEARAIWL